Proteins from a single region of Apium graveolens cultivar Ventura chromosome 7, ASM990537v1, whole genome shotgun sequence:
- the LOC141674879 gene encoding F-box/LRR-repeat protein At3g26922-like, translating to MTKKSKVSEKDRISDLPDALLLIILSLLPTEQAVRTSILSKRWRPLCISLPNLVFYHRNWRDSAINFANFVDRFLMHRPNDLKIEKFGLHCVEDYYLDRVGDWILNALEFDAKEIDLWFRFREMFVLMYEVFFCTCLEKLQLSGKILVDIPENVKFSSLRFLKFDEITFSSYESIGELLIKCPVLEVLYISGCKWLSGCCLRISGSALKKFSLVSYSRIDEKSTLEISIETPGLETLILDSFASDDILIKKNLPFLTTAQIEVVQIIEGVAPSSVFGDCTFGLLNKITHVKSLSLGGETVEALNRAYHSDFSTVHNGFPPFHNLTDLSISVDEAYCGQTLLYDFLENSPNLESLFFPQGLVDTFSDQTWRFTWAWSWSHTAECLSTHLKTVDIGEFSGTVDELSFVEYLLAFGSALTIVSITSSNLHGGKEVREELLKYERKSTTCKLNLFF from the exons ATGACAAAGAAATCAAAGGTTTCTGAAAAAGATCGAATTAGCGATTTGCCTGATGCACTACTACTCATAATCCTTTCATTGCTTCCAACTGAACAAGCAGTGCGTACTAGTATTTTATCCAAAAGGTGGCGGCCACTCTGCATTTCACTCCCAAATCTTGTTTTTTACCATCGAAATTGGAGGGATTCTGCAATAAATTTCGCCAACTTTGTTGATCGATTTTTAATGCATCGGCCGAATGATTTGAAAATCGAGAAATTTGGTTTACACTGTGTTGAAGATTACTATTTGGACCGTGTTGGTGACTGGATACTCAATGCGCTTGAATTTGATGCAAAAGAGATAGACCTTTGGTTCAGGTTCAGAGAAATGTTCGTATTGATGTATGAAGTGTTCTTCTGTACCTGTCTTGAAAAGCTTCAACTAAGTGGTAAAATATTAGTTGATATTCCTGAGAATGTTAAGTTTTCGAGCCTTCGGTTTCTTAAATTCGATGAAATTACGTTTTCAAGCTATGAGTCAATTGGTGAGCTTTTGATCAAGTGTCCGGTGCTTGAAGTATTATATATTTCGGGTTGCAAATGGCTTAGCGGATGTTGTCTGCGTATTAGTGGATCTGCATTAAAGAAGTTTTCATTGGTTTCTTATTCGCGAATTGATGAAAAATCTACTCTTGAAATTTCAATTGAGACACCAGGATTAGAAACTCTCATACTTGATTCTTTCGCATCCGATGATATCTTAATCAAGAAGAATTTGCCGTTCCTAACAACGGCTCAGATTGAAGTCGTACAGATTATAGAAGGAGTTGCACCCAGCAGTGTGTTTGGTGATTGCACGTTTGGCCTGCTAAATAAGATTACTCACGTCAAATCTTTAAGTTTAGGAGGTGAAACTGTCGAG GCCCTCAATCGCGCATATCATTCTGATTTTAGCACAGTTCATAATGGCTTTCCTCCATTCCATAACTTGACCGACTTGAGTATCAGTGTTGATGAAGCATATTGTGGACAAACTTTACTGTATGACTTCCTTGAAAACTCACCAAACCTAGAGAGCCTTTTCTTTCCACAG GGACTTGTTGATACTTTCTCTGATCAAACTTGGCGCTTCACGTGGGCCTGGTCATGGTCACATACTGCAGAATGTTTATCAACGCATCTCAAAACAGTAGATATCGGAGAATTTTCTGGTACAGTAGATGAGTTATCATTCGTTGAATACTTGCTAGCTTTTGGAAGTGCTTTGACAATTGTATCAATTACTTCATCAAATTTGCATGGAGGTAAAGAGGTCCGGGAagaactgttaaagtatgaaagAAAGTCAACAACTTGCAAGCTTAATCTTTTCTTTTAA